One Methanomassiliicoccales archaeon genomic window carries:
- a CDS encoding histidine phosphatase family protein, with protein MDLILVRHGETDWNRNLVFRGRIDVPLNETGLAQAAATAEVLKNRAISFVYSSPLLRAMKTAEIIARPHSLAVIADEDLIDIDYGLLQGLSEDEARMRYPELIEEWNSHPEKVRFPGGEGIADVWNRIQDFLGRIFALAERETVLVVSHRIPIKLISLALLGVDLAEMNAIKHDTCAISTFLIENGCVRGSLLNDTRHLTHLGAGHMKDF; from the coding sequence ATGGATCTCATCCTTGTCAGACACGGCGAGACGGACTGGAATAGGAATCTCGTGTTCAGAGGGCGCATCGACGTTCCGCTTAACGAAACTGGATTGGCCCAGGCAGCGGCGACGGCAGAAGTGCTAAAGAATCGCGCGATTTCTTTTGTCTATAGCAGTCCACTTCTTCGTGCGATGAAGACCGCTGAAATCATTGCGAGACCACATTCACTTGCTGTCATCGCTGATGAAGACCTCATCGACATCGACTATGGTCTTCTTCAGGGCTTATCTGAGGACGAAGCAAGAATGCGCTATCCAGAGTTGATCGAAGAATGGAACTCGCATCCTGAAAAAGTAAGATTTCCCGGCGGGGAGGGTATCGCGGATGTATGGAATCGGATACAGGATTTCTTGGGTCGCATTTTCGCATTAGCGGAAAGGGAGACGGTGCTGGTCGTTTCCCACAGGATTCCCATTAAACTTATCTCATTAGCCCTCCTGGGCGTGGATCTGGCAGAAATGAATGCGATCAAACATGATACATGTGCGATATCGACATTCCTGATCGAAAATGGATGTGTCCGGGGGTCATTACTCAATGATACCCGACACCTTACGCACCTTGGCGCAGGTCATATGAAGGATTTTTGA
- a CDS encoding FprA family A-type flavoprotein, whose protein sequence is MKGVKIAEDVFWVGAIDWNVRNFHGYKTPRGTTYNAYLITGEKNVLIDTVKRPFFDQMIERIRSITNPKDISLIISNHVEMDHSGSLPLAQQLTGAKILASKRGVEGLSLHYDNLDVQEVHDGQELKIGNLTLKFIETPMLHWPDSMFTFLVERGILFTMDGFGQHLATLKRFDDEVDPSVLDYESAKYYANILMPFGSQVLKTFEKVKDLPIKILATSHGIIWRKDPNKIISRYLSWAKGETKEKAVVVYDTMWGSTQVMAELIAEGIASEGVETRVFRISDSDRSEIMTEVLDARAVVIGSPTLNNGPFPTVADFVVYLKGLRPRGKIGAFFGSYGWGGGAVKALREQAEKAGMIMLEDLEIQYVPRGEKIAKCMEYGKMISEKIKSSEMKI, encoded by the coding sequence ATGAAGGGTGTGAAAATAGCAGAGGACGTTTTTTGGGTCGGAGCAATCGATTGGAATGTGAGGAATTTTCATGGTTATAAAACTCCGAGGGGTACAACCTATAATGCATATCTGATAACTGGTGAAAAAAATGTTCTCATTGATACGGTGAAAAGACCATTCTTTGACCAAATGATCGAACGGATAAGATCAATCACCAATCCAAAAGACATAAGTTTGATCATTTCCAACCATGTGGAAATGGATCACTCAGGAAGTCTGCCTCTTGCTCAACAATTAACAGGCGCAAAGATCTTGGCTTCGAAGAGGGGGGTCGAAGGATTATCGCTTCATTATGATAATCTCGATGTCCAAGAAGTCCATGACGGACAGGAACTGAAAATTGGGAATTTGACATTGAAGTTCATTGAGACGCCTATGCTCCATTGGCCCGACTCGATGTTCACGTTTCTCGTCGAAAGAGGAATTCTCTTCACCATGGATGGTTTCGGACAGCATCTTGCAACATTGAAAAGATTCGATGACGAAGTTGATCCATCTGTCCTTGACTATGAATCGGCGAAATACTATGCTAATATTTTGATGCCATTTGGCTCACAAGTTCTCAAAACATTCGAAAAGGTGAAAGATCTTCCAATAAAAATATTGGCGACTTCTCATGGAATTATCTGGCGGAAGGATCCTAACAAGATCATCAGTCGTTACCTGTCTTGGGCAAAGGGAGAAACGAAGGAAAAAGCAGTGGTCGTATATGATACAATGTGGGGGAGTACCCAAGTGATGGCAGAATTGATTGCTGAAGGCATCGCATCTGAAGGGGTTGAAACAAGAGTGTTCAGGATATCAGACAGCGATAGAAGTGAGATTATGACCGAAGTTCTTGATGCGCGTGCTGTGGTAATTGGATCACCAACGCTCAATAATGGTCCATTTCCCACTGTTGCAGATTTTGTCGTTTACCTCAAGGGACTCAGACCGAGAGGTAAAATTGGAGCATTTTTCGGTTCATATGGTTGGGGTGGTGGTGCGGTCAAAGCTTTGCGAGAACAAGCGGAAAAGGCCGGAATGATCATGCTTGAGGATCTGGAAATCCAGTATGTTCCCAGAGGTGAGAAAATAGCAAAATGCATGGAATACGGGAAGATGATCAGTGAAAAGATCAAGTCGAGTGAAATGAAAATTTAG
- a CDS encoding desulfoferrodoxin FeS4 iron-binding domain-containing protein, giving the protein MTNIGETYLCEICGNKVKVLEAGRGKLVCCGQEMRRL; this is encoded by the coding sequence ATGACGAACATTGGGGAAACATACCTTTGCGAAATCTGTGGCAATAAGGTCAAAGTGTTGGAGGCCGGAAGAGGGAAGCTGGTTTGCTGTGGCCAAGAGATGAGACGCTTGTAG
- a CDS encoding DedA family protein, which translates to MGIIESVIIFVKNLILDLGYPGIVLLMALESANVPLPSEIILPFSGWLVYEGKMDIVAASLAGAIGCTLGSIISYIIGLYGGRAFVVRYGRYVLFDERALVAAERLFSKYGDAIVFLSRLLPIIRTFISLPAGMAKMNFSRFVILSFFGSLPWCFILVYVGFALGPSWETILEIFRGFDLIIVVIVLVVLIWFLLRRKNKMKKQLIHQEE; encoded by the coding sequence ATGGGTATCATCGAATCAGTGATAATCTTCGTCAAGAACCTCATACTCGATCTTGGTTATCCCGGCATCGTTTTGTTAATGGCTTTAGAAAGCGCTAATGTGCCACTTCCAAGCGAAATCATACTGCCCTTTTCGGGTTGGCTTGTCTACGAAGGAAAGATGGATATTGTTGCGGCTTCATTAGCTGGTGCTATAGGTTGCACATTAGGGTCAATAATTTCCTATATCATAGGACTTTATGGCGGACGAGCATTCGTCGTGCGCTATGGAAGATATGTTTTGTTCGATGAAAGAGCGCTCGTGGCAGCTGAACGTTTATTCTCTAAGTACGGTGATGCGATTGTTTTCTTAAGTCGATTGTTGCCAATTATCCGGACGTTCATTTCTTTACCCGCTGGAATGGCTAAAATGAATTTTTCGCGTTTCGTGATTCTGAGTTTTTTCGGCTCTCTACCGTGGTGTTTCATTTTGGTCTATGTAGGGTTCGCGCTCGGACCCTCATGGGAAACAATCTTGGAAATTTTCCGTGGATTTGACTTGATCATTGTTGTCATAGTCCTCGTGGTACTGATATGGTTTCTTCTCAGAAGAAAGAACAAAATGAAGAAGCAATTAATTCATCAGGAGGAATAA
- a CDS encoding dihydrolipoyl dehydrogenase, which yields MVKEYDLIVIGSGAGMNVVDRARRAGLRVALIENGPLGGTCLNRGCIPSKIWTYPADVIRLIGDSHKVGVTAEVIRTDYEIVRKRMWNLILHDRQQMERAVQADEELDFYHMTGYFIDRKMIQVGDEKIRAEKIMIACGARTRVPEIPGLEDAGYLTSETVFDIDRLPKSLVILGGGYKACEFAHFFSAFGTTVTIIGRNPRLLPKEEPEVSALVLKEMSRFIDIRVNQEVIEINKGRKRHTIIFKNRETGAKNEVEAEKILVATGVRSNADLVRAEAGGIALDNNGYIVVNQFLETNVPGVWAFGDVIGRNMYRHTANYESEIAWNNAFGTIKVPVDEHAVPHAVFCYPQVASVGLTEAEAVKRGYDILVGINMYSSCAKGYAMAEENGFVKVIVESATRKILGASIVGSEAAILLQSLVYLMNAGDQSYLPIARSQTIHPALSEAVVGAFARLHPRGHDQSHQ from the coding sequence ATGGTCAAGGAATATGATCTCATCGTCATCGGCTCTGGCGCTGGTATGAACGTCGTTGATCGTGCTCGTCGAGCGGGTTTGCGCGTCGCTCTCATTGAAAACGGGCCTCTCGGCGGTACATGTCTTAATCGGGGTTGCATTCCCAGTAAGATATGGACTTATCCCGCAGATGTCATTCGATTAATAGGAGATTCACATAAGGTAGGAGTAACGGCTGAAGTAATTCGTACCGATTACGAAATCGTAAGAAAGAGAATGTGGAATCTTATCCTTCATGATCGCCAACAGATGGAAAGGGCAGTTCAGGCGGATGAGGAACTTGATTTTTATCATATGACTGGCTATTTCATTGATCGAAAAATGATACAGGTCGGTGATGAAAAAATCCGCGCTGAGAAGATTATGATCGCGTGTGGTGCGAGAACACGCGTCCCGGAGATTCCGGGTCTTGAAGATGCTGGTTATCTCACCTCAGAAACGGTCTTTGACATCGATCGCTTGCCGAAAAGTCTTGTTATTCTTGGAGGAGGCTATAAGGCATGCGAATTTGCTCACTTTTTCTCTGCTTTCGGAACAACTGTGACGATCATTGGTCGAAACCCCCGTCTCTTACCAAAAGAAGAGCCTGAGGTAAGTGCGCTTGTTCTTAAAGAGATGTCACGCTTCATAGATATCCGGGTTAATCAGGAAGTTATCGAGATCAACAAAGGAAGGAAACGGCATACGATTATTTTCAAGAATCGTGAGACCGGTGCAAAGAATGAGGTGGAGGCAGAGAAAATCCTTGTTGCGACGGGAGTGAGAAGCAACGCTGATCTAGTCCGTGCTGAGGCTGGTGGCATAGCACTCGACAATAATGGGTACATTGTTGTCAACCAGTTTCTCGAAACAAACGTTCCCGGTGTGTGGGCGTTTGGCGATGTTATTGGAAGGAATATGTACCGTCACACGGCAAATTATGAGAGCGAGATCGCGTGGAATAACGCTTTCGGGACAATAAAAGTCCCGGTGGATGAGCATGCCGTTCCTCACGCCGTTTTCTGTTATCCACAAGTCGCAAGCGTTGGTTTGACCGAAGCCGAAGCGGTGAAACGGGGTTATGATATCCTCGTTGGAATCAACATGTATTCAAGCTGTGCAAAAGGTTACGCCATGGCTGAAGAAAATGGTTTTGTAAAAGTGATTGTCGAGTCGGCAACAAGAAAGATCCTTGGTGCAAGTATTGTCGGATCGGAGGCCGCAATACTCCTCCAGTCACTTGTCTATCTCATGAATGCCGGCGATCAATCGTACCTTCCGATAGCACGGAGCCAGACAATTCATCCAGCGCTCAGCGAAGCCGTCGTCGGGGCCTTTGCAAGGTTGCACCCTCGTGGACATGACCAATCGCATCAATGA
- a CDS encoding PHP domain-containing protein → MESRADIHVHTKYSGIARLGFLRFPESVVEPRDAVRKARSVGLKVLCITDHNTIFGACKAQEFAKENDIDVVIGEEISTLEGEIIGLYLNEEVPPHLTVEETIDRIRSQDGIVIAPHPFSLHCPSLGERIESLDVDAIETINAGHIDGYANNLAAERSKSGKWAIVGGSDSHALSTIAYAYTTFDGENAEDLRGAILKKKTDASGVRMPLQKAISWSVGVVFASDVMILRSIFGMIKQVDLHDPVIKKISLMSTGKKMLALFGSIIYLTPPIPYLCAITGERFLKRLAKRHETENGGKP, encoded by the coding sequence ATGGAGAGTCGAGCTGACATTCATGTTCATACAAAGTACTCAGGAATCGCAAGGCTCGGTTTTTTGAGATTCCCTGAATCTGTCGTCGAACCTCGAGATGCGGTGAGAAAGGCGAGATCAGTGGGCCTCAAAGTTCTGTGCATCACTGATCACAACACGATTTTCGGTGCGTGCAAAGCACAAGAATTCGCTAAGGAAAACGACATTGATGTCGTCATCGGAGAAGAAATCAGCACGCTGGAAGGCGAAATCATAGGCCTTTATCTAAATGAAGAGGTTCCGCCTCATTTGACCGTAGAAGAGACGATCGACAGAATCAGGTCTCAGGACGGCATTGTCATCGCACCTCATCCTTTCAGTCTTCACTGCCCTAGTCTCGGCGAGAGAATCGAGAGTCTTGACGTTGACGCGATCGAGACGATCAACGCAGGGCACATTGATGGATATGCAAACAACTTGGCGGCCGAGCGAAGTAAGTCTGGAAAATGGGCAATTGTTGGCGGAAGCGATTCACACGCACTTAGTACGATTGCTTATGCGTATACGACCTTCGATGGTGAGAATGCAGAGGATCTCAGGGGAGCAATTCTCAAAAAAAAGACAGATGCGAGTGGTGTAAGAATGCCACTCCAGAAGGCAATCTCCTGGAGTGTCGGCGTGGTTTTCGCATCCGACGTGATGATCTTGAGATCGATTTTCGGGATGATCAAACAAGTTGACCTACACGATCCCGTAATTAAGAAAATCAGTCTCATGAGCACTGGGAAAAAAATGCTCGCTCTATTTGGATCGATCATTTATTTGACACCACCAATTCCATATCTTTGTGCTATTACTGGCGAGCGCTTTCTGAAGAGATTAGCCAAGAGACACGAAACTGAAAACGGCGGCAAGCCTTAG